From Acidimicrobiales bacterium, one genomic window encodes:
- a CDS encoding response regulator transcription factor translates to MARVLVVDDDRSLLRVLRLSLPARGHEVLAAASGQEGLSRAAVDSPDVLVLDLGLPDLDGLEVCRRIRQWSQVPIIVLSATGSEDRKVAALDGGADDYVTKPFGMAELDARIRAALRHARPATLGEQAELAVGSLELDLVHHEARSAGRPLDLTAKEFDLLAFLARHAGKVCTHQMILQEVWGAGYGSEAQYLRVYVHRLRHKLADRDGSLLRTVPGVGYALGSN, encoded by the coding sequence GTGGCCCGGGTGCTCGTCGTGGACGACGACCGATCGCTGCTCAGGGTCCTGCGGCTCAGCCTTCCCGCCCGAGGCCACGAGGTGCTCGCTGCCGCGAGCGGCCAGGAGGGCCTGTCCAGGGCGGCTGTGGACTCCCCGGACGTCCTCGTGCTCGACCTCGGCCTTCCCGACCTCGACGGCCTCGAGGTGTGCCGCCGGATCCGTCAATGGAGCCAGGTCCCCATCATCGTGCTCTCGGCCACGGGCAGCGAGGATCGCAAGGTGGCGGCACTGGACGGTGGCGCCGACGACTACGTCACCAAGCCCTTCGGAATGGCCGAGCTCGACGCTCGGATCCGAGCTGCCCTGCGTCACGCCCGGCCGGCCACCCTCGGCGAACAGGCCGAGCTGGCAGTCGGGTCCCTGGAGCTCGACCTCGTGCACCATGAGGCTCGGTCCGCCGGTCGACCGCTCGATCTCACCGCCAAGGAGTTCGACCTCCTGGCCTTCCTGGCCCGCCACGCGGGCAAGGTGTGCACCCACCAGATGATCCTCCAGGAGGTGTGGGGGGCGGGCTACGGGAGCGAGGCGCAGTACCTCCGTGTCTACGTGCACCGGCTTCGTCACAAGCTGGCTGACCGGGACGGAAGCCTCCTGCGCACCGTCCCGGGCGTCGGGTACGCCCTGGGCTCGAACTGA
- a CDS encoding magnesium transporter CorA family protein translates to MALGADSTSSKSSGTMTCYVVDDGGTGEVRLDRGSAEELLARGRFFWLDLDRPGTADFAVLRDVFRFHPLAVEDSEHFGQRPKIEDYDNFAFVVLYGASPDEDRLVEVHCFYSEHFLITVHRDDCPAFAEVRRRYQERGEPIGRPSLLLYRIVDGLVDSFFPMLADFDNRIDELQNEIFLQTSDAQLQEIFQMKRLLVGMRKVMSPERDTFAKVIGGVANLPGLTDEDERYFRAVYDHLIRISDLIDSYRDLVTSALDVYLSTVSNRQNAVLKQLAVIATIFLPLSWLTGFFGQNFGFLVRSIGRWETFVGVGIGTELIAVVVLLSVFKRRGWF, encoded by the coding sequence GTGGCCCTCGGCGCGGATTCGACGTCGTCGAAGAGCAGCGGCACGATGACGTGTTACGTCGTCGACGACGGCGGCACCGGGGAGGTCCGTCTCGACCGAGGATCGGCGGAGGAGCTACTCGCACGGGGGCGCTTCTTCTGGCTCGATCTCGACCGTCCGGGCACCGCCGACTTCGCGGTTCTGCGCGATGTCTTCAGGTTCCACCCGCTTGCCGTGGAGGACTCCGAGCACTTCGGCCAGCGGCCAAAGATCGAAGACTACGACAACTTCGCGTTCGTTGTCCTCTACGGCGCATCACCCGACGAAGACCGGCTTGTCGAAGTCCACTGTTTCTACTCCGAGCACTTCCTCATCACCGTCCATCGGGACGACTGCCCCGCATTCGCGGAGGTCCGTCGGCGGTACCAGGAGCGCGGGGAGCCGATCGGCCGTCCGTCGCTCCTGCTCTACCGCATCGTCGACGGACTCGTCGATAGCTTCTTCCCGATGCTCGCCGACTTTGACAACCGTATCGACGAGCTACAGAACGAGATCTTCCTGCAGACAAGCGACGCCCAGCTCCAGGAGATCTTCCAGATGAAGCGTCTGCTCGTCGGCATGCGAAAGGTGATGTCACCGGAACGAGACACCTTCGCAAAGGTAATCGGCGGCGTAGCCAACCTGCCCGGCTTGACAGACGAGGATGAACGCTACTTTCGTGCCGTCTACGACCACCTGATCCGAATCAGTGATCTGATCGACAGCTACCGCGATCTGGTCACGAGCGCACTGGACGTCTACCTCTCCACCGTCTCGAATCGGCAGAACGCAGTGCTGAAGCAGCTCGCGGTGATCGCGACGATCTTTCTGCCCCTCAGCTGGCTGACCGGGTTCTTCGGGCAGAACTTCGGCTTTCTCGTCCGGAGCATCGGGCGAT
- a CDS encoding VOC family protein, with translation MSDVEPDLHMLNVVVSDMTSSVAFYRRLGVGVPDGADAPGAHVQLRMPSGFSLELDTAESAALWHAGWRADPASAHVVIGFNLPSRSAVDERYHDLTGAGHLGRQPPFDAFWGARYAIVADPDGNDVGLMSPIEESRRYWPPEESPDL, from the coding sequence GTGAGCGACGTCGAACCGGACCTTCACATGCTCAACGTCGTCGTGAGCGACATGACCTCTAGCGTCGCGTTCTACCGGAGGCTCGGAGTCGGGGTACCTGACGGCGCAGACGCGCCCGGCGCCCATGTGCAACTGCGCATGCCGAGCGGCTTCAGCCTCGAGCTGGACACGGCGGAGTCAGCAGCACTTTGGCATGCTGGCTGGCGGGCGGACCCGGCGAGCGCCCACGTCGTGATCGGCTTCAATCTCCCCAGCCGATCAGCCGTGGACGAGCGTTACCACGACCTGACCGGCGCCGGACACCTAGGTCGCCAGCCGCCTTTCGACGCCTTCTGGGGAGCCCGCTACGCGATCGTCGCCGATCCCGACGGTAACGACGTCGGGCTGATGAGCCCGATCGAGGAGTCGCGCCGGTACTGGCCGCCCGAGGAGTCCCCGGACCTCTGA
- a CDS encoding thioesterase family protein, producing MPRRFDGPGRGGRADATAADRTVEIDLDIYTFDIDFAGHVSNITYIRWLEIGRIQLLNDVGFQTHDVLESGLAPIVIRTEIDYRLPLNLGDPVHMSLDLVELRAASATIDFRITSDGKLVAAARQLGLFVNRDTGKPSRVSQEFRDRFSPYLQRQKG from the coding sequence GTGCCCCGGCGTTTCGACGGTCCCGGTCGTGGCGGCCGCGCCGATGCCACAGCAGCCGATCGCACCGTCGAGATCGACTTGGACATCTATACGTTCGATATCGATTTCGCCGGCCACGTCAGCAACATCACCTATATCCGCTGGCTCGAGATCGGACGAATTCAGCTTCTGAACGACGTAGGCTTTCAGACCCACGACGTCTTGGAGTCGGGGCTGGCACCCATCGTCATACGCACCGAGATCGACTACCGGCTCCCGCTCAACCTCGGCGACCCCGTGCACATGTCCCTGGATCTCGTCGAATTGCGGGCCGCCTCGGCGACCATCGACTTCCGCATCACGTCGGACGGCAAGCTGGTGGCAGCTGCCCGACAATTGGGGCTCTTCGTCAATCGAGACACCGGCAAGCCCTCTCGGGTCTCCCAGGAGTTTCGTGACCGATTCTCGCCGTATCTGCAGCGGCAGAAGGGCTAG
- a CDS encoding S9 family peptidase, whose protein sequence is MTVAPYGSWPSPVTSSWLVEAVVGLSYPLVSDATVAWTESRPSEGGRQVLVRRTGDGQVADVLPEGYSARTLVHEYGGLCTAVVGGTALFSNFSDQRVWRVDPGGVPIPVTPEPTVSLGDRYADFRISPDGHWVVAVRERHPGGSPEDVRDVVNEVVAFPIDGSAPPHVLAGGRDFFSAPRLSPDGQRLAWLAWDHPNMPWDGTELFVADLSPGMAPGPARLVAGGLDESVSQPQWSPGAVLHFVSDRTGWWNIYADEGDEGRPRCPRDAEFGGPDWVFGQSSYTFLADGRLVVTWSERGQGHLGEVDAGGLREIATPYDAFSGLVAQGDEVVAVAGSPTESPAVVRISVPDGSAQILRRSRERVVDSGYVSVPRPVEFPTGGGLTAHALFYPPANRDVQGPPDAKPPLVVMSHGGPTAATSSVLNLTVQYFTSRGMAVVDVNYGGSTGYGRAYRQRLRDQWGIVDVDDCVNAALWLADEGEVDRRRLAIRGGSAGGYTTLAALTFRDVFAVGASHYGVADAAALARETHKFESRYLDGLIGPWPAAEPLYAERSPIHHTDRLNCPLILFQGAEDKVVPPDQAVTMANALKAKGLPFALLIFDGEQHGFRKAETITRVIEAELWFYGRVLGFEPSDTIEPVPIENEAALKTSF, encoded by the coding sequence ATGACTGTGGCGCCGTACGGCTCGTGGCCGTCCCCGGTTACCTCATCGTGGTTGGTCGAAGCGGTCGTGGGTCTCAGCTACCCACTCGTCAGCGACGCCACGGTGGCCTGGACCGAGTCTCGGCCCAGTGAGGGAGGCCGGCAGGTCCTGGTGCGCCGCACCGGGGATGGGCAGGTGGCCGACGTCCTACCTGAGGGCTACTCCGCTCGCACGCTGGTCCACGAGTACGGCGGGCTCTGCACGGCGGTCGTGGGTGGCACCGCGCTGTTCTCGAATTTCTCCGACCAGCGGGTGTGGCGCGTCGACCCTGGTGGTGTGCCGATCCCGGTGACCCCGGAGCCGACGGTGTCACTGGGGGATCGGTACGCAGACTTCCGCATCTCACCGGACGGTCACTGGGTCGTGGCGGTCCGAGAGCGTCATCCTGGCGGTTCCCCCGAGGACGTCCGGGACGTGGTCAACGAGGTGGTGGCGTTCCCAATTGACGGATCAGCTCCCCCTCATGTCCTCGCTGGGGGCCGGGACTTCTTCAGCGCGCCGCGGCTGAGCCCCGACGGGCAGCGGCTCGCCTGGCTGGCCTGGGACCACCCCAACATGCCTTGGGACGGCACCGAGCTCTTCGTCGCCGATCTCAGCCCCGGGATGGCACCGGGCCCGGCCCGGCTGGTCGCCGGAGGACTGGACGAGTCGGTCAGCCAGCCCCAGTGGAGCCCCGGAGCAGTGCTGCACTTCGTGTCGGATCGGACAGGCTGGTGGAACATCTACGCCGACGAGGGGGACGAGGGCCGGCCGCGGTGTCCTCGGGACGCCGAGTTCGGAGGACCGGACTGGGTCTTCGGACAGTCGAGCTACACCTTCTTGGCTGACGGCCGCCTCGTGGTCACCTGGTCGGAGCGCGGCCAGGGTCACCTCGGAGAGGTGGATGCCGGAGGGCTGCGAGAGATCGCGACGCCCTACGACGCATTTTCCGGGCTCGTCGCTCAGGGCGACGAAGTCGTGGCGGTGGCGGGCTCACCGACCGAGTCTCCCGCCGTCGTACGCATCTCCGTGCCCGACGGGTCAGCCCAGATCCTGAGGCGAAGCCGGGAGCGAGTAGTGGACTCCGGCTACGTGTCGGTGCCTCGGCCCGTCGAGTTCCCGACCGGCGGCGGGCTCACCGCCCACGCCCTCTTCTATCCGCCGGCGAACCGCGACGTCCAGGGTCCGCCCGACGCGAAGCCGCCGCTGGTCGTCATGAGCCACGGCGGGCCGACCGCCGCCACGTCATCCGTCCTCAACCTGACTGTCCAGTACTTCACCAGCCGAGGAATGGCCGTTGTGGACGTCAACTACGGCGGCAGCACGGGCTACGGACGCGCCTACCGCCAGCGCCTACGCGACCAGTGGGGGATCGTCGACGTCGACGACTGCGTGAACGCGGCTCTCTGGCTGGCGGACGAGGGGGAGGTCGACCGCCGGCGCCTTGCCATTCGCGGGGGAAGCGCCGGGGGCTACACCACGCTTGCTGCGCTGACGTTCCGAGACGTCTTCGCGGTGGGCGCCAGCCACTATGGCGTGGCCGACGCCGCCGCCCTCGCCCGGGAGACCCACAAGTTCGAGTCGCGCTACCTCGACGGGCTCATCGGACCATGGCCCGCAGCCGAGCCGCTATACGCAGAGCGGTCCCCGATCCACCATACGGACCGCCTGAACTGCCCGCTCATCCTCTTCCAGGGGGCCGAGGACAAGGTCGTGCCGCCTGACCAAGCGGTCACGATGGCCAACGCCCTGAAGGCCAAGGGCCTCCCGTTCGCGCTGCTGATCTTCGACGGCGAGCAGCACGGCTTCCGCAAGGCGGAGACGATCACCAGGGTGATCGAGGCCGAGCTCTGGTTCTACGGAAGGGTGCTCGGGTTCGAACCGTCCGACACCATCGAGCCGGTGCCGATCGAGAACGAGGCGGCGCTGAAGACCTCGTTCTGA
- a CDS encoding permease, whose amino-acid sequence MIVGASVLSGIGHALSLAGSMTWEILWALILGFALAAVVQSVVRKSEVVRLLGDDRPRTLAVATGLGAASSSCSYAAVALARALFRRGASFTAAMAFEIASTNLVVELGIILALLIAWQFTVAEFVGGPIMIVLLAVAFRLFLRKRLLDQAREQAERGLAGSMEGHAAMDMSIKASGPIWRRLRTPGATTAVSHIFVMEWAAVIRDIVLGLLIAGAIGAWVPDSFWRHFFLTSHPLAAKLWGPVIGPVVSVFSFVCSIGNVPLAGVLWNGGISFGGVVAFIFADLIILPILNIYRKYYGTRMMLFILGTFYATMVLAGYTIEFLFGAVGLIPSGRHAKVVEASITLNYTTVLNVVFLILAAVLVYEFIRTGGIAMMRMMGGAPEEAVGVGQPGARVSRGGAAPRGQGRGPAAPPG is encoded by the coding sequence ATGATCGTCGGGGCGAGCGTCCTCAGCGGGATCGGTCACGCCCTGAGCCTGGCCGGGTCCATGACCTGGGAGATCCTGTGGGCGCTCATCCTCGGGTTCGCGCTTGCCGCCGTGGTGCAGTCGGTCGTGCGCAAGAGCGAGGTGGTCAGGCTGCTGGGAGACGACCGCCCGAGGACCCTCGCTGTGGCAACGGGTCTGGGCGCCGCGTCGTCCTCCTGCTCGTATGCGGCCGTGGCGCTGGCCCGAGCGCTCTTCCGCAGGGGGGCCAGCTTCACGGCGGCCATGGCCTTCGAGATCGCGTCCACCAACCTGGTCGTGGAGCTGGGCATCATCCTGGCCCTGCTCATCGCCTGGCAGTTCACCGTGGCCGAGTTCGTGGGCGGGCCGATCATGATCGTGCTGCTGGCGGTGGCGTTTCGCCTGTTCCTACGCAAGCGCCTGCTCGACCAGGCGCGCGAGCAGGCCGAGCGCGGCCTGGCCGGGTCCATGGAGGGACACGCGGCCATGGACATGAGCATCAAGGCCTCGGGTCCGATCTGGCGGCGACTCCGCACGCCGGGCGCCACGACCGCGGTCTCGCACATCTTCGTCATGGAGTGGGCGGCGGTGATCAGAGACATCGTCCTGGGCCTGCTCATCGCCGGGGCCATCGGGGCGTGGGTCCCTGACTCGTTCTGGCGCCACTTCTTCCTCACCAGCCACCCGCTGGCCGCCAAGCTCTGGGGTCCGGTGATCGGTCCTGTGGTGAGCGTGTTCAGCTTCGTCTGCTCGATTGGCAACGTGCCGCTGGCCGGAGTGCTCTGGAACGGCGGGATCAGCTTCGGCGGCGTCGTGGCGTTCATCTTCGCTGATCTCATCATCCTGCCCATCCTCAACATCTACCGGAAGTACTACGGCACCCGCATGATGCTCTTCATCCTCGGGACCTTCTACGCCACAATGGTCCTCGCCGGGTACACCATCGAGTTCCTCTTCGGTGCTGTGGGGCTCATTCCCAGTGGTCGACACGCCAAGGTCGTGGAAGCGTCGATCACCCTCAACTACACCACCGTCCTCAACGTCGTCTTTCTCATTCTCGCTGCAGTCCTCGTCTATGAGTTCATCCGCACTGGAGGCATTGCGATGATGCGGATGATGGGAGGCGCGCCCGAGGAGGCGGTCGGCGTGGGCCAACCTGGGGCACGCGTCAGTCGGGGAGGAGCGGCACCGAGAGGCCAGGGTCGCGGCCCAGCAGCACCGCCCGGGTGA
- a CDS encoding ATP-binding protein: MTSVRRSLAGSFVSIVLVVALGAMLFPFRSHLSVATAGLVLVVPVVAGVVIGGFVGGLVGLTAGFVVYDVVFIPPYYSLRVGTADNWAALGVYAVVMVLVAQVVARLGSTRKEAQRRAEEARRLFELSELLVGDKATADQFETIVTTVRLAFDLPSAALLVPRDDRLQVVASTGEPLSEDDLGRLAPSSGRPVSLGAAVPARDQLQAIALSVSERPVGLLAVRGLPPAGADRVLLRTFVNHLALALERAQLREQAVKAELLEEVDRLRRSLVSAVSHDLRTPLATIKLSASNLIDPSVSFSGEDSRELLGLIDLQADRLDRLVANLLDMTRIQAGALDPHREPVAVANLVSEALASVGPSVGPGRVRWMASEALPLVDVDRILMCQVLANLIENAARHGPEDTDITVAAAPNGHGQVRIAVGDCGPGVPIEERSSIFELFNRREAGGRAGIGLAIAKAFVEAHGERIWVEGAPGSGARFVFNLPASSLPAETA, translated from the coding sequence GTGACCTCCGTTCGTCGCAGCCTGGCTGGCTCGTTCGTCTCGATCGTGCTGGTCGTGGCGCTGGGAGCGATGCTGTTCCCGTTCCGGAGCCACCTGAGCGTCGCGACCGCGGGGCTCGTGCTCGTCGTGCCGGTCGTTGCCGGCGTGGTGATTGGCGGGTTCGTCGGCGGATTGGTCGGTTTGACCGCCGGCTTCGTCGTCTACGACGTCGTCTTCATTCCGCCCTACTACAGCTTGCGGGTTGGCACCGCCGACAACTGGGCCGCGCTCGGGGTCTACGCGGTCGTGATGGTCCTGGTGGCCCAGGTCGTCGCCCGATTGGGCTCGACCCGCAAAGAGGCGCAACGGCGGGCCGAGGAGGCGCGCCGGCTCTTCGAGCTGTCCGAGCTGCTCGTCGGCGACAAGGCCACGGCCGACCAGTTCGAGACGATCGTGACCACGGTGCGGCTCGCATTCGACCTGCCAAGCGCCGCCCTCCTCGTCCCGAGGGACGACCGCCTGCAGGTCGTAGCGTCCACGGGCGAACCCCTCTCGGAGGACGACCTCGGCCGGCTGGCCCCTTCTTCGGGGCGCCCTGTCAGCCTCGGCGCCGCCGTGCCGGCGCGGGACCAGTTGCAAGCCATCGCCTTGTCGGTGTCCGAGCGTCCGGTCGGGCTGCTGGCTGTGCGAGGACTCCCGCCTGCCGGCGCCGACCGGGTGCTGCTCCGCACCTTCGTCAACCATCTGGCGCTGGCGCTCGAGCGGGCCCAGCTCCGCGAGCAGGCGGTCAAGGCCGAGCTGCTCGAGGAGGTCGACAGGCTGAGGCGTTCGCTCGTGAGCGCGGTCTCCCACGACCTGCGCACCCCGCTGGCGACCATCAAGCTCTCCGCCTCGAACCTGATCGATCCCAGTGTCAGCTTCTCCGGTGAAGACTCCCGCGAGCTGCTCGGGCTCATCGACCTCCAGGCCGATCGGCTGGACAGGCTGGTCGCCAACCTGCTCGACATGACCCGCATCCAGGCGGGGGCGCTGGACCCCCATAGGGAACCGGTGGCGGTGGCCAATCTCGTCTCGGAGGCCCTTGCGTCAGTCGGGCCGTCGGTCGGTCCTGGCCGCGTCCGGTGGATGGCTTCAGAGGCCCTTCCCCTTGTCGACGTCGACCGGATCTTGATGTGTCAGGTGCTGGCCAACCTCATCGAGAATGCCGCCCGACACGGTCCCGAGGACACCGACATCACGGTAGCGGCCGCCCCCAACGGCCATGGCCAGGTACGGATCGCGGTCGGCGACTGTGGACCGGGCGTTCCCATCGAGGAGCGTTCGAGCATCTTCGAGCTGTTCAACCGGAGAGAGGCCGGCGGACGCGCAGGCATCGGTCTCGCCATCGCCAAGGCGTTCGTCGAGGCTCACGGTGAGCGGATCTGGGTCGAGGGAGCACCGGGCTCGGGCGCCCGCTTCGTGTTCAACCTGCCGGCTTCGTCCCTCCCGGCGGAGACCGCCTGA
- a CDS encoding universal stress protein, with protein sequence MTDRSLQTSLGPTPAGDAGLAARESSEEAAVVAPAGHFRIYLGAAAGVGKTFAMLDEGHRRHDRGTDVVVGFVETHGRQHTQERLDGLEAVPRTSYDYRGCHFEEMDLDGVLARHPQVALIDEIAHTNVPGSGRNEKRWQDVLEILDAGIDVITTVNIQHLESIADAVERMTGVAVRERVPDWVIRKANQIELVDSSPESLRRRMLHGNIYPKEKVPLALTHFFRTENLVALRELALRFVADATEKELLDYLRRYEVSSVWETTERIMVGATGAPGTDAIMRRAARMAARVHAELYVVHVTRGDGAGQSDRKASEQLRKLAVDLGAHWDEVLAEDPAHALIEYARRHQITQIVLGSSRGTRWDELTKGSVVKRILREAADADTDVHVIARRDVSPSAAGSLEVTGETVEDA encoded by the coding sequence ATGACTGACCGTTCCCTCCAGACATCTCTCGGGCCAACCCCGGCCGGCGATGCGGGACTGGCCGCGCGGGAGAGCTCGGAGGAGGCGGCCGTTGTTGCTCCAGCCGGGCACTTTCGGATCTACCTGGGGGCGGCGGCCGGGGTCGGGAAGACCTTCGCCATGCTCGACGAGGGCCACCGCCGCCACGACCGGGGCACCGACGTTGTCGTGGGGTTTGTCGAGACGCACGGGCGACAGCACACCCAGGAGCGGCTCGACGGTCTGGAGGCCGTTCCGCGGACCTCTTACGATTACCGAGGGTGCCACTTCGAGGAGATGGACCTCGACGGCGTGCTCGCCCGCCACCCCCAGGTCGCGCTCATCGACGAGATCGCGCACACGAACGTCCCCGGCTCGGGTCGCAACGAGAAGCGCTGGCAGGACGTCTTGGAGATCCTCGACGCAGGGATCGATGTGATCACCACCGTCAACATCCAGCATCTGGAGAGCATCGCCGACGCCGTGGAGCGCATGACCGGCGTGGCGGTTCGCGAGCGGGTGCCCGACTGGGTCATACGCAAGGCCAACCAGATCGAGCTCGTCGACTCCTCCCCGGAGTCCCTGCGCCGTCGGATGCTTCACGGGAACATCTATCCGAAGGAGAAGGTGCCTCTGGCCCTCACTCACTTCTTCCGGACCGAGAACCTGGTCGCTCTTCGCGAGCTGGCGCTGCGCTTCGTGGCCGATGCCACGGAGAAGGAGCTGCTCGACTACCTCCGACGCTATGAGGTGAGCTCGGTCTGGGAGACGACGGAGCGCATCATGGTCGGTGCGACAGGTGCACCGGGGACCGATGCGATCATGCGCCGGGCCGCGCGCATGGCGGCGAGGGTCCACGCCGAGCTGTACGTCGTGCATGTCACAAGGGGTGACGGGGCCGGGCAGTCCGACCGCAAGGCGTCGGAGCAATTGCGCAAACTGGCCGTCGACCTCGGCGCCCATTGGGACGAGGTGCTGGCCGAGGATCCGGCCCACGCCCTGATCGAATATGCCCGCAGGCACCAGATCACCCAGATCGTCCTGGGCTCGAGCCGAGGGACCCGCTGGGATGAGCTCACGAAGGGTTCAGTCGTGAAGCGGATCCTGCGCGAGGCCGCTGACGCTGATACCGATGTGCACGTGATCGCCCGGCGAGACGTCAGCCCGAGCGCCGCCGGCTCCCTCGAGGTGACGGGCGAGACGGTCGAGGACGCCTGA
- a CDS encoding metal-sensitive transcriptional regulator: MAGYADNKERVRTRLRRVEGQVRGLQRMVDEDAYCIDVLTQVSAATRALQGVALELLGDHLAHCVQDAVASGGPQAQAKVQEATEAIERLVRS; the protein is encoded by the coding sequence ATGGCCGGGTACGCAGACAACAAGGAGCGGGTGAGGACGCGCCTCCGGCGGGTCGAGGGCCAGGTTCGAGGCCTCCAGCGCATGGTGGACGAGGATGCCTACTGCATCGACGTGCTCACCCAGGTGTCGGCCGCCACCCGGGCCCTCCAGGGGGTGGCCCTCGAGCTGCTCGGTGATCACCTCGCCCATTGCGTGCAGGACGCGGTAGCCAGCGGAGGGCCGCAGGCCCAGGCCAAGGTGCAGGAGGCCACTGAAGCCATCGAGCGACTCGTCCGGTCATGA